The sequence CTAAGGATAATTGGTATTTACAAAGTTTGACACAATTTGCAATTTTGGCAACTTTTAGCAAAAAAGCACCTACCACGCTCAAATTTTCCAGAAACTTTTGAATTTCCCTCTTTTGAGCCCTTGATTCAAGATATCAAAGGCTAAGCTTTGACAAGCTTGAGGAGATGAATATTTTGGCATATGGATCTACATCCAATACTTGCTCAAGGCGAAAAATTTTGTCCGAGTAGTTTCCAATTGTAGTTAGATTGAATGTTGAAAAAAATGTGCCATCCAAGTATAAGATGTTGACCCATATGCCAAAATTTTCATCTCCTTGAATCCATCAAAGCCTAGttttggattttattttatttttaaatcaagagCTCAAATGACAAATTTGAAATTTGGGTCATCGGTTAATTTTGGGCCAAATTGCAAAAGATTGAAAGGTTATGTGTTTGTTTGCGACATTTTTAAAAGTCATGCCGAAATTACAAAATTATCCCCTATCAATGTTACATCcataattgtaatttaatattatatcaAAAAATTGAACCATCCATTTCTAAAATTGGGATTTCTCATTGACTCCTAAACAAATGTGTTGGTCAATTGTGATATACATTACTAATAGGCACAAAATGGGAGCCATAATCTCTGGAGTTCAAATTAACTCAGTATAATATTAAGACCAAACTGAAGCTCTAGtatacacacacaaaaaaaagtaGAAGAATTACCTAAGTTTTCATGCCAACACTACTGCTCCATCTGAAATCCACTATTATACATTAGAGAATTATTTAGCATTAACAAATTATTGATAACCTGTGTTGCCTTTAACCTAAAATCATCTAAAACACTAGGAATGACTTCCAGCACACACAAGCTTACATCATAATATCATGCACCTTGTTACTTTCAATCTTCTAGTTGTGAAGATAACTGCCTAACCGTGGGCAAGAACACACCTAAAGAAATATTAAAAGTTATGTACGAAGAATGTTCTGGAAAGGATATTGTATTACACCCCAGCCTCAGTTAAAGCAAAGGCATGTTTAATTACCAACTGTTTTATTGGAGAAACAGTCTCATAactatttgtttttcataaatGAAGGTGACTGGGCTATAATTAATTTACCCCTCGTCCATAAGGAATATACTTACAAGTAAATTTTGAGGCTTGATATCACGGTGACAAATGCCAATACAATTGTGTATGTAAGCAAGGGCTCGACATATCTGCAAAGAGAGATAGAGCTTGTGACAAAGAGATCACAAGAAAAGGTGATATTGTTGAATGAGAATAACAATGCATAAatataatatcatatattgGCATCTGCAAATTTATCCTTTTTATCTTTTAGTTTAGAAGATAAAACTCTTGACAATTTCTTGTCCACACATTTGAGCACAGTGACACATAATTTATACAGAGATATAACTATAATTCTTCCAATATATGCAGCCACCTCCTCTTCCAGTGTAGAAAATTACAAATAAGAAATAATGGTTTTGGTTATAAGAGTAATATTACTAACTACAAAAGGGATACAACAAAACTGAAGAATCCCGTATTGGTATGAAACCTCAATAAAATATAAGTGTGACTATAACTTTGTTTAGCTTCCATAGGTATGACAAGAAACTTCATCATAGATCATAGCAAGCATATTGATTTTAGAAGCACACAGTTCACCAAAAAGTAGAATATTCATTCATCCAACTGATCCTGTCAAGAAGCTATTATAAGTTTGAAATTTGCAAGGTCTGACAATATAGACCCATGGTGTCAACCAAATGAACTGGCTTATGGTGCAATTCATTATTGCTTTCTTGAAGAAAGATACTTCTACGTATGCCAATAACTGAATGGAAACAAATGAAACAACCAACACATTACCACTGTCATGTTCCCTGCATTGCCTATTTATAAGTTAAAAGGTGTTAAATAGGAGAATGTATCAAGGCATCTGAGTCATGCGCTTGCACAGACACCTTTAGACAGTACCATGCACATTCCATGCACTTGATAACAGAACAAAATAAGATAATTAACAGATAACAGAAACAAATTCATGACACCGACTTGATCTCCTAGCATTTGTAGTACAAGTGAGCGTCGAGCGTCGAGCTCATGCATGCAAGAAAAGAGTCAGAGAACCATCAAAATGCAGGGGGTGCAAGGAAAGATATCAAAAGTTAAATCATTATCCCCaagtaaaaagaataaaataaaaaaacacacATGCAAAATACAAATAGTTTCTGCATGCCTGATATGTGTAAAGTTTGACGTATATCAAAGGCATCCTCTGGTTCATCCTGCTGTACTGTCGTGCAATCCGGTTAACAGTTTCAGGAACATATTCCAAAACAAGATTTAGGTAAAGCTCTTCCTTCTCAGTTTTTGCAAAGAACGAATGTTTTAGAGCTACAATATTGGGATGGTCCAGCATTTGCATAATCTGCAACTCTCTATTCTTGTAGCGTTTGTCCTGAAGAACCTTCTTGATAGCAACTATTTCTCCAGTCTCTCTGCATTTTGCCTGTTAAAACAGTTTCAACTAAGGTGGGACACAAAAGCATAGACCAGATGATTATCATGACACAAACACTGCAAACTTAAAATTCAGAATTACTGCAAAAGGCATACTTGAAAGACCACTCCGAATGAACCAGTTCCAACAACGTGTTCTGCAATATAGCTTACCACCTGTCAACCCAATTAAAGCATAATTATCTTCAAGGATTATCTTCAGCATCTAATGTGATACTTCTAAAAGTAATCTCGACCAACCTGCTTGGATTGACCATTCCGGCCACCAATGGTGGTCCTTATTACATGCCCTGTTTCAGCACCCACACCATCAATTACATCAGGTTCACTGTCCTGCTTGACAAAGGATATCATCTTTCGTaagttttaaaactaaatagaTACAGAACCAAGTAATCAAGGTTAAGCAACTGAGTGTATAAACACAAGGTAAACACATCAGTAAGTGAGAGAAGATGCCACAAACTCACCCTGTCATCATCAGGGTCCACTCTGTCCCTCAATCTCATTTCAAGCATCTCTCTTCCCAACCAGTCAACTGAACTAGATGAGACTTTGAAGCCATTATTAGCAGATCTTGAACTTCCAGCTCCTCCATGTCCTAGGCCAGCAGATGCCATGAGTGATGACTACCTATACGCAACTATCCTCTCCAATTTTTTAGGATGTAGCACTCCTTGTCAAGTTGTCATGATGCCAATCTTTATCTAAGTAAATCCAAAAAGTTGCAAAAGAACAAACTTCATTTAATGAGATAATGGGCAAAGGAAATATAGTCGGTTTGCCACATGTAATGGCAAGAAGAACATTGTCCATACTCCATAAAAATCTTACTCCATCCATTGTCTGAAGCATAGGAAAGAATACCATATAAAATAGTAGTACCACTGCGCTGAAGATAGAGGGAGATCAAATTTTGACTATGTGAATAATGCACAAGGATGTTAGCCGAGCTCTAACCCATTAAATTGAAATGTTGGATAGTTTGGCTCGGGTACCAATGTATGTCCGGTATCTGACAGAGTGTGGGGTATTTCTGTTAATTCTTCTTCAATATTTATTGTTGCTTTGAATTTTATGAGACTGCAATTGAAAAATTGTGTCCACATGTAATAAAATGCCTTCCTACTTACCTGTAGTAATGAATAAACTAAAAATCCAACGATTGATGAACCGAACGTAGTGGATAAGTGCAGTTCATTATTTTACCAAAAATACGTAttattaaaaactattaaatacaACCAACTAACCAAGCGACCCCAATGCATAACGAAGTCGATCTTTTCACCAACCAAGTTCAGAGCTCGGACTACAAAAGCAACTAACTAAGCAAGCAACAATGTACAACCAGCCAAAAACCTAGCCTTTTTCAGCACATTTAGATACAATCTGATCATCAATTGCAATCAGTAAAGTCGGTGTGAGGAACAActcgaaaaaagaaaaaaaaaaatcgaaccttGTGCTACTGCTAGCGCTCTCTAGTCTCAGATCTTAGAGTTTGGGAGGGAACCTCTTAGGAATTTCGAGCTTTCCTCGAATCTATTCAGAAATCGGAGCTCTGCGTGGGTGTGTGAGGGAATGGTGAGGGGGCATGACGGTGGTGGACGGCAAGGCCGGAGAAGGAAGGGGAAAGGAAAAACTACAGTTGAGGAGTTTGTTGGAAGATGAAAGGGGGCGCGTGTGGAGTGTCGAGTGAGATGAGCTGCAGTCCCTGAATTGCTGATAAAAGGTTAAAAGGAGAAATTCATTTTAGGTACTAATTCACTGCTCTGTCTTTCCCAGACTCCTCTAAACAGTTTTCTTTTGTTACGGCGTTGAATATTACTTTAATTATtactactccttccgtccctcTAAGCTGATTAGAATTTTCATAAGAATTAAgagaaattattaaaaatatatatatataaataaatatcttaatatacttatatttattatttaattatgtattaaaattgaaataaattaaagaattaaataagaatataatagtaaatgagtaaaaaaatattgctttttatgaaaataaaccTATATAAATGAGACAtccgaaaaagaaaaacaagcctatatataggatggagggagtatttttttaataatacaCATATTTTTGTTAATCAATATCAATATCAATATCAATACCAATTGATGAGGACGGTATTTGGGCCTATAGGTCTACCTCCCTGAGGAAGACCTAAGAACCCGAATACCCCATTCCAGTGAATAAGGACAAAGGAGTAGAATAGAGCTGCCCTCATCCTCTTAATGTTTATTAATACCTTGAGGGGAGAAAGCTCGACCAGAGCTGGTTAAACAGAACAGGTGATCAACTAGTACCAGATCTGTACAGGTGGTTGACTAGTGCCAGACCTGAACCAACTAACAGCCAGTACATAAATGGCTAGTACATGAGTGCAGAAAGGAGCACCTGCAGAAATACGGCATAACCGAATGCAGTCGGTGTTCACCTTTATGCAGTGACCGCCTCCTCCAACTAACATGTTGTTGGCTGACGTGGAAGATTCCCTCCCGAAAAGTAGGAAGGACAGATTTGCCCCCATATGCAAAGTGcagaacaacccaaaaagacGAAGTAGCCCTTAAACCCTAGGGATGGAATTTACATAATTATCCCTTATGTCATgcaatctataaatagaaggagTGTTGATTTAACGAGCAAGGTTTTTTCTCGAATTCTAAGAAGAAAGACACTTGTGAGAACCACAGAGGGAACATACGAGAGAAATACTCTAAGAATACGTTCAAAAGAAGAAGGAGGATAGCAACAAGGATCTAGGGTGGGATATTCAAAGTATAGAAGTAGTCATCGTGGAGAAATTTGGATCTGAATTGGAAGTCTTGACCCCAAACCAGGTTAGATTAAAACTAAAAATACTCTATCTTAGTGTTGGTAAATTCAGCCTTCACCAACTGCTGCCGTTTGTGGGAACTTGATGTTAAGACGTgggattttcttctttttactgAGTTTGGTTCATGTGTAGTTGTTTCATATCTTGGTGCTTTATCTTCTTGTCATAATTGCCATTGTGTGGATCTATATTTGCTATTACCGTTACTTTTGTTCGATTGATTGATAATCGATACCCTTTCTCTAATCTATGAATATGAGGATTTTAGAGGAGTTTATTGTTGTCCTGACCGTTTATATGGCTTAAGTCTTGAGCTTATTCTGACTCATACCTATTCTATCTTGTTTTCTTTGCTCTTGAGAGGTAAACATCCTGTTTCGGGGATGATATTTGTAATCTCTTCTGGACTTGGGTAACTTGAATTTGATTCTGGGGGTCTCTTGGGTTTATTTCCCGAGAAGCCTACCTCCTTAGGAGATTGAGAGGGAAGCCCTGTTCTGGTCTATTCCGTTAAGTCCATCGGAGTTTTTAAACAGGAACTATCAGAGCTATGGTTTTCTCTTCATGGAAGAAGGATCAGCCAGGGAACTTTCAGAGTTTTAACCATTTGTTTTACCcaataaaactcaatccctaggtatacttaactTCCAGTAATCCGCGGGGAATGGACTTGTCTAAGGTTGGGATTCCAGTAATCCGCGAGGGAGAGGAGGCCTCAGAGTCCGATCCGTCAAGCCCTCAGGTCCTAAGGAAGGACCCGGGGAAGGCACCAGAAGAGCGGCCGCCTCCATGCTGGATAAGGAGGttactgataacactcatgtttccatggtttttagtgttcatatgatgttaattttataggaatttgagtgttggatgattgttttgtgcttaaattgctttatcttgtgaaatatgttacttgttCGTACTTTggtgaattttacagaaatatggagttcgaatttggactattGGTTccaatgaaagttgtagatcgtctcgatacgagtttgtgagcgcaaacggttcgcaaatccgagttcggacgagagagatATGGTCAAAATAAGAAAGTCaaattttcgggattttcgaattttaatagtattttcgagttctacattGTATTTATCtcttgtgcctatatataggtattcttttgacctatttagggttcctaactttatttttcagttcccaactttatctttcagttcccaactttagtttttcagttttatagctttagattaatattgttttccagtttttagagcttggattggatttctgcaaggattgaagattcaagatttttcatccagttttatttaattcagttctttcaatttctgTCTTTTTAATCTATACTTCTATTAATGCACAGTTTTTAGCTATTTTTTATTCCCGCCACGCCAACAACAGCCTTTTATGATCCAGTGGATATCAAGTCTGTTTTAACTGTTGGGCCGAACCATGCTGTGCAGTTTTGGAgcccaaatttgaatttgaattctgATTTTGGAGCCCAAAATTTAAGCTGATAACAGTGATTCAAATTCTATAAATAGGCCTTCTTTATCCACTAATTGTCCACACTTGAGCTCAgcgatttttaaatttgtaataatcTTCTCATCATCTTTCaaaatcttttcaatttttgtatcCAAAAAGTTATGctttacttttttttcttcaaaaacatttttttagtttattccGGATTGTAGTTTTTGTTTGACTTTTGCTTTCTaaaattttttgttttcttttgatttaTGGAAAAgctcttttttgtttttttctattttgttgtATACTCTTCAATGGTTATTCTAAATTGTTGCAGAAGACATTTTTTCCTGAAAAGAGCTATGCTATAAATATGTGCACTCATGAACACATGTTCAATTGTACAATGAATATATGCAGAAAGCATTTTCAATCGTAGGAAAAGAGctatactaataataatatgtgACAATCAGGAATAAATGATCATTGGTCGTTTTTTTTACATGTTACGATGTATATAAATGGTAACAATAAATTGATATGGTAAAAGGAGTATTTAAATGAAGTTATTGCAGCATTTAAATGAAAACAGAGTatcttctgtttttttttttcttctgagtTTTATTTAAAGCCAAAATGAATTatctaactttttttttgtttttttttatggaaTAAGGCAAAAGTTTGATATGGCACCTCTGTACACAAATATCGATTCATAGGTTGGGAGTAAAACACATCAAGCTATTAAAGTGCGGTGTGTGAGGGTGTACAGTCGATATGCTGGAGGATCAAAATCTGaaattattcaaatacaatATGTTGTTCATGATGAACAGGTTATTGAAGTGTGCGTGTGCAAATGTGCTCACTTTTGAATAGTATCTATAATATAATAGAGTATTCCTATATCAGATAAGAGTGTTCGtgtgtgtatttttttaatatatatatctgttcattttgaaatattatataaaattgctCTATTAATTATAAGTTGCTCATAATATATAGTATCATATATCaattaagtgtgtgtgtgtgtttgtttaatatatatagctattcattttgaaatattatataaaatttctCTATTAATTATAAGTTGCTCACACTATATAGAATCATATATCAGATAAGAGTGTGTGTGtatttgtttaatatatattaaaatgcgattttattaaaaaagaaaaagaaaaaaaacctaaaacccttgaaggcacaagaagcaaactaagggccgagcctcattaaaacctttttacggaaaacccagagggaaaaaccgtaaaaaggaaaaagagtacccgtctaagaACAGAAACAAACGAAAAAGGGaaaagagcggaagggaaagtttccggaactccggcctaaccatcgtccccaaacaatcccaGCTCTCTCCCCCACAAGAAAAAATGAACAGAGGCAAatggccggtgagacgccgtcgccaaaagcCAAACCAAAaaagctacacggccggttagacgtCGTCGCCGTTAGCAAAACCCAAACAAAGCGCCAAGCAAAAAAAGGAAGtttacacggccggttatacgccgtcgccgtgaacTTCCCAGAACCACTATCCAAGCGCCAATAAACAAGGTAGAAAcgcggccggttatacgccgtcgccggttTTACCCCGCAGATCACAACATCCCAAATAAACGAGAAACCGCCATGAAGAACATAGCACCTTTGAAACTGAACAGCCACGTAGACAACAACAATGATGATGACCTCCTCCCGCGCATCGCAGCAGCAATACCCTTTACCTCCCGATCACCGATAATGCTCGCCAGAGGCTCGACGAAAGGCTTGAGTGAAGCCATCAGCAACCCCACCGCAACCTCCTCCAAGAAGACCACATCACCTTTGAAACTGAGCAGCAACGAAAACCACAGCAATGATGAAGACCTCCTCCATCGCAGTGCAGCAGCCGGACCCTTTATCTCCCGACCACAGAGAACGCTCTCCAGATGCTCGACGAAAGGCTTGTGCCAAGCCATCATCAACCCAACCGCAACCAACTGTtcattttgaaatattatataaaatttctCTATTAATTATAAGTtgctcataatatatatataattgcttGTGCTGATAATAAGTTGCTTACCAATTAGAATTTTATGAGCAGAACTTTTGCATACCTCCTCTCCCAATCTGTGAATCCCTGTTTCACAATTATTAACATGTTAATGGATTTCCAGGGAAGCATGATACAGCTCACTATTCCAAACAAATTGGTCAAAATGCACGGAAACAAATTGAATGAAGGTTTTTTGTATCAAATCATGAATTTCATGGTTAAAAGAAATGGTTCAAAGTTTAAGTTGACAGATCATGCAAATCGTCTTGAACTCACTGCTAAAACGATGATATCAGAAATCTTTCCTAGAAATTTTCCAGATTATATGTTCAAATTTAAATCATTTGAGGATTTCTTATCTTAAgggtgatttttattttaactcaaCCCTataaaagatagagagagagagagagaatggatccGTGAAGAATGACAAATATTTTAAGAATGGAGAATTATTTTGATCCATCCGATTAATCATATCTAATGGTTTAGATTAATATGCATTTTATTTGCATTTTAATGTTAAAAGGCTAATGACGTAAATTCAGTTTTTGCGGTAACCTTAATTGTGATATTAAATCAGTGTCATATCTCTAAATTTTCGGAAGTGATATAGTGGATATCTATTAATTATTCTatatctttgtttttttttttcattttttatttagtaattATATGTTCGCAGCTTTTTGAGTCAATTTGTCaaaagtttttattatttttattatttcttgtatcatatgtgtatttattttatcaattttgttGTGTGTCTATATTCATTAATGTATGTGAATAtatgttggaattaaataatatttttattatgaataagTCAGAATTATTTTTGAACAATCTCATAAATATTTGAACAAGTCATGCAGTTATGAATATTTAAACTAATGAATACTGAATACTTGGATTATGAATAACtcttactatatatatatatatatatatatatatatatatatatagaggtgggctataataaaaacacatctttttgtaaaaacaaAAAACGGCTGAATTCTAAGTAGAACACTTATGAAttggctgtgtaactgtatgaattgcgaaaggtatgaattctatgtagaacacgtatgaattttgcaattcatacagttacacagctaattcatacgtgttctacatagaattcatacattttagccgtttttagtttttacaaaaagatgtgttttcacggtagcccttccctatatatatatatatatatatatatgggtgagctaccgtgagagcacatcttaaattaagaaataagagcaaattttaatgtatgaattttatgtagaacacgtatgaattcgctgtataaaggtatgaattgtgaaaaataattttttgctacctttgagattcgaactcaggaccataaatccatccaacaggattacgaatcaaccgtagatcttgatgatttaagggctgaaaatgattcttattttatatcttaagaaatgctcttattttagccattccctatatatatacatagagagagagaatacaATTCATATAATTTTTGAGTTTGTATTATTGTATTATTGATATCGTGTTATAATTCTAAcctaaat comes from Salvia miltiorrhiza cultivar Shanhuang (shh) chromosome 3, IMPLAD_Smil_shh, whole genome shotgun sequence and encodes:
- the LOC131013926 gene encoding shaggy-related protein kinase kappa, encoding MASAGLGHGGAGSSRSANNGFKVSSSSVDWLGREMLEMRLRDRVDPDDDRDSEPDVIDGVGAETGHVIRTTIGGRNGQSKQVVSYIAEHVVGTGSFGVVFQAKCRETGEIVAIKKVLQDKRYKNRELQIMQMLDHPNIVALKHSFFAKTEKEELYLNLVLEYVPETVNRIARQYSRMNQRMPLIYVKLYTYQICRALAYIHNCIGICHRDIKPQNLLVNPHTHQLKLCDFGSAKVLVKGEPNVSYICSRYYRAPELIFGATEYTTAIDIWSSGCVMAELLLGQPLFPGESGVDQLVEIIKVLGTPTREEIKCMNPNYTEFKFPQIKPHPWHKVFQKRLPPEAVDLVCRFFQYSPNLRCTALEACIHPFFDELRDPNTRLPNGRPLPPLFNFKTPELSGIPPDTIHRLIPEHARRQNLFMAFHS